Proteins encoded together in one Yersinia mollaretii ATCC 43969 window:
- a CDS encoding DUF1456 family protein, with the protein MMNNDVLRSVRYMLNVNDTKITEIIKLADFDVNNADVVNFLKKEDEAGYQDCPDLVMAHFLNGLIFFRRGKDDKFPAPAVEPIITNNIVLKKLRVAFELKDTDMHDVFNAVEFPVSKPELNALFRKEGSKNFRPCGDQVLRYFLKGLTLRIRGPKK; encoded by the coding sequence ATGATGAACAACGATGTGCTCCGTAGTGTTCGCTACATGCTTAACGTCAATGATACCAAGATAACAGAGATCATTAAGCTGGCTGATTTTGATGTGAACAATGCGGATGTCGTTAATTTTCTTAAGAAAGAAGACGAAGCTGGTTATCAGGATTGTCCTGATCTGGTGATGGCACATTTCCTTAATGGCCTGATTTTCTTTCGTCGAGGTAAAGATGACAAGTTCCCCGCACCTGCGGTAGAACCCATCATCACCAACAATATTGTGCTAAAAAAACTGCGTGTTGCATTTGAGTTGAAAGATACTGATATGCATGATGTGTTTAACGCGGTTGAATTCCCAGTATCAAAACCTGAGTTGAATGCCTTGTTCCGTAAAGAGGGCAGCAAAAACTTCCGCCCTTGCGGTGATCAGGTTTTACGTTATTTCCTAAAAGGTTTAACTTTACGTATCCGTGGCCCTAAAAAGTAA
- the yajD gene encoding HNH nuclease YajD: MAYIPKNYTRLESGYREKALKIFPWVCGKCSREFVYSNLRELTVHHIDHDHSNNPEDGSNWEMLCLFCHDHEHSKYTEADQYGSTVIAGDDAQNDQGVATHNPFANLKSLMKK, encoded by the coding sequence ATGGCCTATATACCGAAGAATTACACCCGTCTGGAGAGTGGTTATCGGGAGAAAGCACTAAAGATTTTCCCATGGGTTTGCGGGAAATGTTCTCGGGAATTCGTCTATTCCAATCTGCGGGAGCTGACAGTCCACCATATTGACCACGATCACAGTAATAATCCCGAAGATGGTAGCAATTGGGAGATGTTATGCCTTTTTTGCCATGATCATGAACATTCTAAATATACCGAAGCGGATCAATATGGTTCAACCGTGATCGCTGGCGATGACGCCCAGAATGACCAAGGAGTAGCAACCCACAATCCATTCGCCAACCTAAAGTCGTTGATGAAAAAATAA
- the phnE gene encoding phosphonate ABC transporter, permease protein PhnE, with protein MNTDFNHYYQQIRGKQKRETLIWSLTLAIIYLGAGSIAEFNLHTVFISIPSFFDYLAETIPILHWHNLFADGRTEGSFAYWGYRLPIQLPLIWETLQLAVASTILSVIVATILAFLAANNTQSPPWLRLFIRTFVAFLRTMPELAWAVMFVMAFGIGAIPGFLALALHTIGSLTKLFYESLETASDKPIRGLAACGAGKLQRMRFALWPQVKPIFLSYSFMRLEINFRQSTILGLVGAGGIGQELMTSIKLDRYDQVSMTLLLIIIVVSLLDYASGKLRKRVVEGVS; from the coding sequence TTGAATACAGATTTTAACCACTACTATCAGCAGATACGCGGTAAACAGAAACGTGAAACGTTGATTTGGTCATTAACACTGGCAATTATCTATCTTGGCGCGGGAAGTATTGCTGAGTTTAATCTTCATACTGTTTTTATTTCCATTCCAAGTTTCTTTGATTATCTGGCTGAAACCATCCCCATACTTCATTGGCATAATTTGTTTGCAGATGGTCGTACCGAAGGCTCTTTTGCTTATTGGGGCTATCGGCTACCGATTCAGTTACCGCTAATTTGGGAAACACTGCAATTGGCGGTGGCATCAACTATTTTGTCAGTGATAGTTGCCACTATTCTGGCCTTTTTGGCGGCGAATAATACGCAAAGCCCACCTTGGTTGCGCTTGTTTATTCGAACCTTCGTGGCGTTTTTGCGTACCATGCCTGAATTAGCCTGGGCGGTAATGTTTGTTATGGCCTTTGGCATTGGCGCTATTCCTGGTTTCCTTGCACTGGCCTTACACACGATTGGCAGTCTGACTAAGTTATTTTATGAGTCACTGGAAACAGCATCAGATAAACCGATTCGCGGTTTGGCCGCTTGTGGTGCCGGTAAATTGCAACGAATGCGTTTTGCTCTCTGGCCGCAGGTAAAACCTATTTTCCTTTCTTACAGTTTTATGCGTCTGGAAATTAACTTCCGCCAATCAACCATTTTAGGATTGGTGGGGGCTGGGGGGATTGGACAGGAGCTGATGACCTCGATAAAGCTGGATCGTTATGATCAGGTCAGTATGACATTATTGCTCATTATTATTGTGGTTTCATTGTTGGATTATGCATCCGGTAAATTACGGAAGCGAGTTGTAGAAGGAGTGTCATAA
- a CDS encoding GlsB/YeaQ/YmgE family stress response membrane protein: MGILSWIIFGLIAGILAKWIMPGEDGGGFIMTIILGVVGALVGGYISTFFGMGRVDGFNIGSFVVAVIGSLVVLFVYRKLRS; encoded by the coding sequence ATGGGCATACTATCTTGGATTATTTTTGGTCTTATTGCCGGTATTCTGGCTAAATGGATAATGCCCGGAGAGGATGGTGGTGGCTTTATTATGACCATCATTCTCGGTGTGGTCGGTGCTCTGGTTGGGGGTTATATCAGCACCTTCTTTGGCATGGGTAGAGTTGATGGATTTAACATTGGTAGCTTTGTGGTTGCCGTTATCGGTTCGTTGGTTGTCCTATTTGTCTACCGAAAGTTAAGAAGTTAG
- the dld gene encoding D-lactate dehydrogenase, with amino-acid sequence MNHANDEKTQTLLDQLQQIVGARYLLTSERQTERYRKGFRSGVGAALAVVFPSTLWQQWQLLQVCVAADIIVIMQAANTGLTEGSTPSGDDYDRPIVILNTLRLNQIQLLNDGKQVIGFPGSTLNQLEKLLKPYDREPHSVIGSSCIGASVVGGICNNSGGSLVQRGPAYTEMALYAQIDAQGELKLINHLGINLGNTPEEILQRLERGKYRASDIKQGTQQTSDQEYATRVRDIDAPTPSRFNADPRRLFEASGCAGKLAVFAVRLDTFPSEKQQQVFYIGTNQTQVLTELRRAILRDFKHLPVAGEYMHRDIFDIAEVYGKDTFVMINSMGTNNIPHFFTLKGKIDARLSKVPFLIDHLTDRIMQGFSQVLPNHLPKRLKMYRHKYEHHLMLKMSGGGIPEAQQFLKDFFATAEGNFITCTADEGKKAFLHRFAAAGAAVRYHAIHADKVEDILALDIALRRNEDQWFETLPPEIDQCLVAKLYYGHFLCHVFHQDYIVKKGVDTQALKQKMLELLSDKGAEYPAEHNVGHLYIAKNALKTFYQQIDPTNSFNPGIGKTSKLKYWQEK; translated from the coding sequence ATGAATCACGCCAATGATGAGAAAACGCAGACCTTGCTGGATCAGTTACAGCAGATTGTGGGTGCACGCTACTTGCTCACCAGCGAGCGGCAAACCGAGCGATATCGTAAGGGTTTCCGCTCCGGGGTAGGAGCGGCCCTCGCCGTCGTATTTCCTTCAACGTTATGGCAACAGTGGCAGTTACTGCAAGTCTGTGTGGCAGCCGATATCATTGTTATTATGCAGGCAGCGAATACCGGGTTGACCGAAGGGTCCACTCCTAGTGGCGATGATTACGACAGACCGATAGTCATACTAAATACTTTGCGCCTCAATCAAATTCAGTTATTGAATGATGGCAAGCAAGTCATTGGTTTCCCTGGTAGCACGCTAAATCAGTTGGAGAAGCTGCTGAAACCTTATGACCGTGAACCGCATTCAGTGATTGGTTCATCTTGTATTGGTGCTTCCGTGGTTGGCGGTATTTGTAATAACTCGGGTGGATCTTTGGTTCAACGAGGACCGGCATACACTGAAATGGCACTGTATGCGCAAATTGATGCACAAGGCGAATTAAAATTAATTAATCACTTAGGAATAAATTTAGGCAATACGCCAGAAGAAATCCTGCAACGCCTGGAACGAGGTAAATATCGAGCCAGTGATATTAAGCAAGGGACACAGCAAACCTCAGACCAAGAATATGCCACTCGCGTGAGAGATATTGATGCGCCGACACCTTCCCGCTTTAATGCTGATCCCAGACGATTATTTGAAGCTTCCGGGTGCGCCGGTAAATTAGCCGTATTTGCAGTACGGCTGGATACTTTTCCGAGTGAAAAACAGCAGCAAGTTTTTTATATCGGCACCAATCAAACCCAAGTATTGACTGAATTACGTCGCGCTATTTTACGTGACTTCAAGCATTTGCCCGTAGCGGGTGAATATATGCACCGCGACATTTTTGATATTGCCGAAGTTTACGGCAAAGATACTTTTGTCATGATCAATAGCATGGGGACCAATAACATCCCCCACTTCTTTACTTTAAAAGGAAAAATTGATGCCCGCCTGAGCAAAGTTCCTTTTCTCATTGATCACTTAACTGATCGGATAATGCAAGGTTTCAGTCAAGTACTGCCTAATCATCTCCCTAAGCGCCTCAAAATGTATCGTCATAAGTATGAACATCATTTGATGCTTAAAATGTCAGGTGGAGGTATCCCTGAAGCACAGCAATTTTTGAAGGACTTTTTTGCTACAGCGGAAGGTAACTTTATCACTTGCACCGCAGATGAGGGCAAAAAAGCATTTTTACACCGCTTTGCGGCGGCAGGTGCAGCGGTGCGCTATCACGCCATCCACGCCGACAAAGTGGAAGACATTCTCGCGCTGGATATTGCCTTACGACGCAATGAAGATCAGTGGTTTGAGACACTTCCACCCGAAATAGATCAATGTCTGGTCGCCAAGCTCTATTATGGCCATTTCCTCTGCCATGTATTCCATCAAGATTATATTGTGAAAAAAGGCGTCGATACCCAAGCATTGAAGCAAAAAATGCTGGAGTTGTTGAGTGACAAAGGGGCGGAATACCCAGCGGAACATAATGTCGGGCATCTTTATATAGCAAAAAACGCATTGAAGACGTTTTATCAGCAGATAGATCCAACTAATAGTTTTAATCCGGGGATAGGTAAAACGTCCAAATTAAAATACTGGCAAGAAAAATAA
- the phnD gene encoding phosphonate ABC transporter substrate-binding protein produces MKKVLCLTSLLASMMVFNATAADAPKEINLGILGGQNATQQIGDNMCVKEFLDKELNVKTNLHNASDYSGVIQGLLGGKIDLVLSMSPSSFASVYIKDPKAVDIVGIAIDDTDKSRGYHSVVVVKADSPYQKIEDLKGKAFGFADPDSTSGFLIPNQSFKQKFGGTPDNKYNDFFSSVTFSGGHEQDILGVINGQFAGAVTWASMIGDYNTGYTSGAFTRMIRMDHPDLMKQIRIIWQSPLIPNGPILVRSALPSEFKAQLVAAVKKLDKEDHGCFIKAMGGKQHIGETSLSEYQNIIDMKRELTKGDR; encoded by the coding sequence ATGAAAAAAGTACTTTGTCTTACCTCATTATTGGCAAGCATGATGGTATTTAATGCCACAGCAGCGGATGCACCTAAAGAAATTAATCTGGGTATTCTTGGTGGGCAGAATGCGACACAGCAAATTGGCGATAACATGTGCGTCAAAGAGTTTTTGGATAAAGAGTTAAATGTAAAAACGAATTTGCATAACGCATCTGATTACTCTGGCGTGATCCAAGGTCTATTGGGTGGGAAGATTGACTTAGTATTAAGCATGTCACCCTCCTCTTTTGCTTCTGTTTATATCAAAGATCCTAAAGCTGTTGATATTGTGGGTATTGCAATCGATGACACTGATAAATCGCGTGGTTATCATTCAGTTGTCGTGGTAAAAGCAGATAGCCCGTATCAGAAAATTGAAGATTTGAAAGGTAAAGCATTTGGCTTTGCTGATCCCGATTCAACATCGGGCTTCTTAATACCGAATCAAAGCTTTAAGCAGAAATTTGGTGGGACACCAGACAATAAATATAACGACTTCTTCTCCAGCGTGACTTTTTCTGGCGGTCATGAGCAAGATATACTCGGGGTTATTAATGGTCAGTTTGCCGGTGCGGTGACTTGGGCATCAATGATTGGTGATTATAATACCGGTTATACCAGCGGCGCATTCACCCGCATGATTCGCATGGACCACCCTGATTTAATGAAGCAGATCCGGATTATATGGCAATCTCCCTTAATTCCTAATGGCCCAATTTTAGTTCGCAGCGCGTTGCCATCTGAATTTAAAGCGCAATTAGTCGCGGCGGTTAAAAAATTGGACAAAGAAGATCACGGTTGCTTTATTAAAGCGATGGGCGGAAAACAGCATATTGGTGAAACATCACTCAGCGAGTATCAAAATATCATTGATATGAAGCGCGAATTAACCAAAGGCGATCGTTAA
- the phnC gene encoding phosphonate ABC transporter ATP-binding protein, with amino-acid sequence MGQALRQFTVADYPAVVQEPRKKVLAVKGLVKAYKSQHRVLDDINFELHAGEFVAIIGRSGAGKSTLLHVLNGTIPSSAGEILNYHDNGDTQNIAALTAKQMRQWRAKCGMIFQDFCLVPRLDVMTNVLLGRLSYTSTLKSFFKIFAEQDRARAIELLQWLNMLPHALQRAENLSGGQMQRVAICRAMMQNPQILLADEPVASLDPKNTTRIMNTLQKISENDIAVVVNLHSVDLVKDYCTRVIGIAHGRIVFDGPPSQLNDTIIQDIYSDESTDLLH; translated from the coding sequence ATGGGCCAGGCATTACGTCAATTCACTGTGGCTGATTATCCGGCTGTGGTGCAAGAACCGCGTAAAAAGGTACTTGCCGTTAAAGGATTAGTTAAGGCGTATAAATCACAGCATCGCGTTTTGGATGATATTAATTTTGAACTTCATGCGGGTGAGTTTGTCGCTATTATTGGCCGTTCGGGTGCCGGTAAATCCACATTACTGCATGTCTTAAATGGCACGATTCCCAGCAGTGCGGGTGAAATTCTCAATTATCATGATAATGGTGATACGCAGAATATAGCAGCACTTACCGCAAAGCAGATGCGTCAATGGCGTGCTAAATGCGGCATGATTTTTCAGGACTTCTGTTTGGTTCCCCGTCTTGATGTGATGACAAATGTCTTATTAGGCCGCCTCAGCTACACCTCAACCCTCAAATCATTTTTCAAAATATTCGCTGAGCAAGATCGGGCCAGAGCAATCGAATTATTACAATGGCTCAATATGTTGCCCCATGCCTTACAGCGTGCAGAGAACCTCTCTGGCGGTCAAATGCAGCGAGTGGCTATTTGTCGCGCCATGATGCAGAACCCCCAAATATTATTGGCCGACGAGCCTGTTGCGTCTTTGGACCCCAAAAATACAACACGCATTATGAATACATTACAGAAAATAAGTGAAAACGATATTGCAGTGGTCGTAAATTTACACTCAGTTGATTTAGTTAAGGATTACTGTACACGCGTTATTGGTATTGCACATGGAAGAATTGTTTTTGACGGGCCTCCATCGCAACTGAATGACACTATTATTCAAGATATTTATAGCGATGAGTCTACTGATCTTTTGCATTAA
- the cyaB gene encoding class IV adenylate cyclase, whose product MGEHFVGKYEVELKFHISDIDSIHEQLRIYQAIPFTLNNHEKDIYLEANGDDLAANKISMVLREMSPSGIRLWIVKGPETERCEASNIDDIDKVKSMLGTLGYQPAFTLEKQRSIYFIGKFHVTIDNLAGLGHFAEIAIMTDDATALNSLESECRYLADKLGLLPEQQEHRSYRQLLGF is encoded by the coding sequence ATGGGTGAGCATTTTGTTGGCAAATATGAAGTGGAGTTAAAATTCCATATTTCGGATATAGACTCAATACATGAACAGCTGAGAATATATCAAGCAATCCCCTTTACGCTTAATAATCATGAAAAAGACATCTATCTGGAAGCTAATGGCGATGATTTAGCCGCTAACAAGATCAGTATGGTTTTGCGGGAGATGAGCCCATCTGGCATACGGTTATGGATAGTCAAAGGACCTGAAACCGAGCGTTGTGAAGCCAGTAATATTGATGATATCGATAAAGTGAAAAGCATGTTGGGCACTTTAGGGTATCAACCCGCTTTCACATTAGAAAAACAACGTAGTATCTATTTTATTGGGAAATTTCACGTCACGATAGATAACTTGGCTGGGCTTGGTCACTTTGCCGAAATAGCCATCATGACTGATGATGCAACGGCGCTTAATAGTCTGGAGAGTGAATGCCGATATTTAGCTGACAAACTAGGATTATTGCCAGAACAACAAGAGCACCGTTCATACCGGCAATTATTGGGTTTTTAA
- the phnE gene encoding phosphonate ABC transporter, permease protein PhnE: MLAYHLTTEQISALKQQHPQLFLQQKRYVRLVAAIAIVIFLYYLFFFKVFGIPWQTFTHGSQQISRYFLRMFVWHDFINWPFKYYFSQIFITLAIVFAGTLTATLIALPLSFLAARNVMSTPGLRIISFMIRRFLDIFRGIDMAIWGLIFVRAVGMGPLAGVLAIIMQDVGLLGKLYAEGHEAVDKSPSRGLTAMGANALQKHRFGIFTQSFPTFLALSLYQIESNTRSAAVLGFVGAGGIGLVYAENMRLWNWDVVMFITLIMVVIVMIMDKVSATLRRKYILGEEVSLYQPANSIKAGI, encoded by the coding sequence ATGTTGGCTTATCATCTGACAACGGAGCAGATATCAGCGCTCAAACAACAACATCCTCAGCTTTTTTTACAGCAAAAGCGCTATGTCAGGCTGGTTGCTGCTATTGCTATAGTCATTTTTCTCTATTATCTTTTCTTCTTCAAAGTTTTTGGTATTCCGTGGCAGACCTTTACCCACGGAAGCCAGCAAATAAGCCGCTATTTTTTACGAATGTTTGTTTGGCATGATTTTATTAACTGGCCATTTAAATATTATTTCAGTCAGATATTTATCACTTTAGCCATTGTCTTTGCTGGGACACTCACCGCGACATTAATCGCGTTACCCTTATCATTTTTGGCCGCACGGAATGTTATGTCGACACCAGGATTGCGTATTATTTCATTTATGATTCGCCGCTTCTTAGATATCTTTCGAGGTATTGATATGGCCATTTGGGGGCTAATTTTTGTTCGGGCAGTGGGCATGGGGCCATTGGCTGGGGTGCTGGCTATTATTATGCAAGACGTGGGATTACTGGGTAAACTCTATGCTGAAGGGCATGAAGCCGTGGATAAATCGCCTAGTCGTGGGCTGACGGCAATGGGAGCCAATGCACTGCAAAAACATCGCTTTGGTATTTTTACTCAATCCTTTCCAACATTCTTGGCGTTAAGTCTTTATCAAATTGAATCCAACACCCGTTCGGCTGCCGTATTAGGTTTTGTGGGCGCGGGCGGTATTGGTTTAGTTTATGCTGAAAATATGCGGTTATGGAACTGGGATGTCGTAATGTTTATTACATTAATCATGGTGGTTATCGTCATGATTATGGATAAAGTCTCTGCGACTTTACGTCGAAAATATATCCTTGGCGAAGAGGTTTCACTTTATCAGCCCGCCAATAGCATTAAGGCCGGTATCTGA
- a CDS encoding suppressor of fused domain protein, protein MKESEVLAEVSNENQTLVAVVQQDQRVVYFYIYPQEAFEERFPVRACWVRNLVAAPQSADNAALEQGLAPRLAAEFCRNVAGEAELDPQFITVVWSESDDGAALWYQGQLLAIIPGWSLYIDHSICYSASCIKDNPLTLPLGSASTNTQYAIAQNTRQFWRTWQQEEGNPWPVLQAEYIQCYEQHFGPSLKYYAIDQGKWPPMAISQHEKEGIYYFLTLGISIRPQPWVEILFNDDAAKYRRLEMAIAIDGQYVNEDNAIHMASALAGFSHVPWSKITWLGEGHTLESSVAPQGYEGYILSSALYADADNLTLPLQQGDPVNIYWASPIFTSERELAHSAPNGGIDLLKRLQQQGVNQIFVPRQPVI, encoded by the coding sequence ATGAAAGAATCTGAAGTGCTGGCCGAAGTCAGTAATGAAAACCAGACGTTAGTCGCCGTGGTGCAGCAGGACCAGCGAGTGGTGTACTTCTATATCTATCCGCAAGAGGCGTTTGAAGAGCGTTTTCCTGTTCGTGCCTGCTGGGTAAGGAATTTGGTCGCAGCACCTCAATCGGCTGACAATGCGGCCCTCGAACAAGGTTTAGCCCCCCGATTAGCGGCTGAGTTTTGCCGTAATGTGGCTGGTGAGGCAGAACTTGACCCACAATTTATTACGGTAGTCTGGTCTGAAAGTGATGATGGTGCGGCATTGTGGTATCAAGGCCAATTACTGGCGATCATTCCTGGCTGGAGTTTATATATTGACCACTCTATTTGCTATTCTGCCAGCTGTATCAAAGATAACCCCCTAACATTACCTCTTGGCTCAGCGTCAACCAATACTCAATATGCTATTGCACAAAATACACGTCAATTTTGGCGGACTTGGCAGCAGGAAGAGGGGAATCCGTGGCCTGTATTACAGGCCGAATATATTCAATGTTATGAACAGCATTTCGGTCCATCGTTAAAATATTATGCCATCGATCAAGGAAAGTGGCCGCCAATGGCCATTTCCCAGCATGAAAAAGAGGGAATATATTATTTTCTAACATTGGGTATCAGTATTCGCCCTCAGCCATGGGTCGAAATATTATTCAATGATGATGCCGCTAAATACCGGCGTTTGGAGATGGCTATCGCGATCGATGGGCAATATGTCAATGAGGACAATGCCATTCATATGGCGAGTGCTTTAGCTGGATTCTCTCATGTTCCCTGGAGCAAAATAACCTGGTTAGGGGAGGGACATACATTGGAGTCGTCTGTTGCCCCGCAGGGTTACGAAGGCTACATCTTATCGTCAGCATTATATGCTGATGCAGACAATCTTACATTACCTCTACAGCAAGGTGATCCGGTCAATATATATTGGGCCAGCCCTATCTTTACCAGTGAAAGGGAGTTGGCTCATAGTGCCCCAAATGGGGGGATTGATCTGCTGAAAAGGTTACAACAACAGGGTGTTAACCAGATTTTCGTCCCACGTCAGCCCGTTATTTGA
- the urtA gene encoding urea ABC transporter substrate-binding protein: protein MQHRNLIKVFALSASVISMGVAFGSLAADTIKVGILHSLSGTMAISETPLKDMALMSIDDINAHGGVLGKQLEPVIVDPASNWPLFAEKARQLLTQDKVAVVFGAWTSVSRKSVLPVFEELNGLLFYPVQYEGEEMSPNVFYTGAAPNQQAIPAVEYLLSEDGGAAKRFILLGTDYVYPRTTNKILRAFLHTKGIQDKDIEEIYTPFGYSDYQTIVGNIKKFSADGKTAVISTINGDSNVPFYKELANQGIKATDVPVIAFSVGEEELRGIDTKPLVGNLAAWNYFQSVDNPTNKKFVEQWKAYAKAHKLPNADTAVTNDPMEATWVGMHMWAQAVEKAKSTEVDKVRAAMAGQTYPAPSGFTLTMDKTNHHLHKPVMIGEIEADGQFNVVWQTDAPIRAQPWSPFIAGNDKKPDHPVKSTQ, encoded by the coding sequence ATGCAACATCGTAACTTAATTAAGGTTTTTGCACTTTCGGCTTCGGTTATCAGCATGGGGGTGGCTTTTGGCTCGCTGGCTGCGGATACCATCAAAGTGGGTATTTTGCACTCGTTGTCCGGCACGATGGCTATCTCTGAAACACCATTGAAGGATATGGCTCTGATGAGTATTGATGATATTAATGCTCATGGTGGTGTATTGGGTAAACAACTCGAGCCCGTGATTGTGGATCCCGCCTCTAACTGGCCGTTATTTGCGGAGAAAGCGCGGCAATTGTTAACACAAGATAAAGTCGCAGTGGTATTTGGTGCTTGGACTTCTGTTTCCCGTAAATCTGTCTTACCAGTATTTGAGGAGTTAAATGGCTTACTGTTCTATCCGGTGCAATATGAGGGCGAGGAGATGTCACCGAATGTTTTCTATACCGGTGCGGCACCCAATCAGCAAGCTATCCCCGCAGTAGAATACTTATTAAGTGAAGATGGCGGTGCAGCAAAACGCTTTATTTTGCTGGGGACTGATTATGTTTATCCGCGTACTACTAATAAAATTCTGCGGGCCTTCCTACATACCAAAGGTATTCAGGATAAAGATATTGAGGAGATATATACCCCGTTCGGATATAGCGATTATCAAACTATTGTTGGCAATATTAAGAAATTCTCCGCTGATGGTAAAACGGCGGTTATCTCCACCATTAATGGTGATTCAAATGTCCCCTTCTACAAAGAGTTAGCAAACCAAGGTATCAAAGCAACTGATGTTCCAGTGATTGCTTTCTCGGTGGGAGAGGAGGAATTACGTGGCATTGATACTAAGCCATTGGTGGGTAATCTGGCTGCCTGGAATTATTTCCAATCTGTAGATAATCCGACGAACAAGAAGTTTGTTGAGCAATGGAAAGCCTACGCTAAAGCGCATAAGTTGCCGAATGCTGATACTGCCGTGACCAATGATCCGATGGAGGCGACGTGGGTCGGTATGCATATGTGGGCACAGGCGGTGGAAAAAGCTAAATCAACAGAGGTGGACAAAGTCCGTGCGGCTATGGCAGGGCAAACTTATCCGGCACCTTCAGGGTTTACTCTGACGATGGATAAAACTAATCATCACCTGCATAAACCCGTGATGATCGGCGAAATTGAGGCAGACGGGCAGTTCAACGTCGTATGGCAGACTGATGCGCCAATTCGAGCTCAGCCATGGAGCCCGTTTATCGCAGGGAATGACAAAAAACCAGACCATCCAGTAAAAAGCACTCAGTAG